One genomic window of Azospirillum thermophilum includes the following:
- a CDS encoding phage tail protein: MAGEKQNSTWPLPKFYFSVTGLPGGPVSFQEVTGLETEVTPIEYRHGDSKSFYPIKMPGLGKVGNVTMRKGIFVNDASLWNWFNQIKMNTIARVTVVVNLLDETGAPKMVWTLNNAFPIKVTGTDLKSEGNEVAVESVDIAFETMTVSAP; the protein is encoded by the coding sequence ATGGCAGGCGAAAAGCAGAACTCCACTTGGCCGTTGCCAAAATTCTACTTCTCGGTCACCGGCCTGCCGGGCGGCCCGGTCAGCTTCCAGGAGGTGACCGGGCTGGAGACCGAAGTGACGCCGATCGAGTATCGGCACGGCGACAGCAAGAGCTTCTACCCGATCAAGATGCCCGGCCTCGGCAAGGTCGGCAACGTGACGATGCGCAAGGGCATCTTCGTCAACGATGCGTCGCTGTGGAACTGGTTCAACCAGATCAAGATGAACACCATCGCCCGTGTCACGGTGGTGGTGAACCTGCTGGACGAGACCGGCGCGCCGAAGATGGTCTGGACCCTCAACAACGCCTTTCCGATCAAGGTCACCGGCACCGACCTGAAATCGGAGGGCAACGAGGTGGCGGTGGAGAGCGTCGACATCGCCTTCGAAACCATGACCGTCTCGGCTCCGTAA
- a CDS encoding phage tail sheath family protein, with product MSDVDYTNLQGSASSSLVMNNLLTTQALDLYATKNPNGTFAPTDTFNKVTMRIAAAFPAGTPTPTPTPTPTPAPTDNPEPTPTPTPTPTPTPPVSGTSTRTGVVSGYLVSLPDPSVPTPATPEGVASLEQYLLNAVPLLGQVQQILVSKLNVAPPSGIMAGIWTQNDATRGVWNAPANLVLNEVIAPKVLLTDAEQGDYNVPLNGHAIDILRAMVNRGTVVWGARTLDGNSLDYRYIQVRRTLIYIEQSIKETLAGFVFAPNDAGTWATVTATISNFLTQFWQAGGLMGDKASDAFTVQCGVPNTMTGLDVLNGYMIVNVSVQLIHPAEFIELTFTQTMQGV from the coding sequence GTGAGCGACGTCGACTACACCAACCTGCAGGGATCCGCCAGCAGCTCGCTGGTGATGAACAACCTGCTGACCACGCAGGCCCTCGACCTTTACGCCACCAAGAACCCCAACGGGACGTTCGCCCCGACCGACACCTTCAACAAGGTGACGATGCGGATCGCGGCGGCGTTCCCGGCGGGAACCCCCACCCCCACTCCGACCCCCACTCCGACGCCGGCGCCGACGGACAACCCCGAACCCACGCCGACGCCGACCCCCACTCCCACTCCCACTCCCCCGGTCTCGGGAACGTCGACGCGCACCGGCGTGGTGAGCGGATACCTGGTGTCCCTGCCGGACCCGAGCGTGCCGACGCCGGCCACGCCGGAGGGCGTCGCCTCCCTCGAGCAGTATCTGCTCAACGCCGTGCCGCTGCTCGGGCAGGTGCAGCAGATCCTGGTGAGCAAGCTGAACGTGGCGCCGCCCAGCGGCATCATGGCCGGCATCTGGACGCAGAACGACGCGACGCGCGGCGTCTGGAACGCCCCGGCGAACCTCGTGCTCAACGAGGTCATCGCGCCGAAGGTGCTGCTGACCGACGCCGAGCAGGGCGACTACAACGTGCCGCTGAACGGCCACGCCATCGACATCCTGCGCGCCATGGTCAACCGCGGCACGGTGGTGTGGGGGGCCCGGACACTGGACGGCAACAGCCTGGACTACCGCTACATCCAGGTGCGGCGCACGCTGATCTACATCGAACAGTCGATCAAGGAGACGCTGGCCGGGTTCGTCTTCGCGCCCAACGACGCCGGCACCTGGGCGACCGTGACCGCGACCATCTCGAACTTCCTGACGCAGTTCTGGCAGGCCGGCGGGCTGATGGGCGACAAGGCGAGCGACGCCTTCACCGTCCAGTGCGGCGTTCCCAACACCATGACCGGCCTCGACGTGCTCAACGGCTACATGATCGTCAACGTGTCCGTCCAGCTCATCCATCCGGCCGAGTTCATCGAGCTGACCTTCACCCAGACGATGCAGGGCGTGTGA
- a CDS encoding DUF4255 domain-containing protein has product MDTIRQTLKVIHQLINEYLRNIDGRSDDWVALTNIVGHDGSINDSAKDKVVMTVYNITKETVISTYTPAKPGGESFAIVQPPIYIDVHLMFMANFSAQTYSDGLGAISRVISYFQQNPWFSQANAPDLGADIEKITMELESLGPVEVNYIMGMLGTKYLPAVFYKLRMLPFAAPAMQSRTYPAKGGSIAESPDAAARP; this is encoded by the coding sequence ATGGATACGATTCGCCAAACGCTCAAGGTGATTCATCAGCTTATAAACGAATATCTTCGTAATATTGATGGGCGCAGCGACGACTGGGTCGCGCTCACCAATATTGTTGGTCACGACGGAAGCATAAACGATTCCGCAAAGGATAAGGTCGTGATGACGGTGTACAACATCACGAAAGAGACCGTGATCAGCACCTACACGCCTGCCAAGCCGGGCGGAGAGTCCTTCGCCATCGTCCAGCCGCCGATCTACATCGACGTCCATCTGATGTTCATGGCCAACTTCTCGGCCCAGACCTATTCCGACGGCCTCGGCGCGATCTCACGCGTGATCTCGTACTTCCAGCAGAACCCCTGGTTCAGTCAGGCCAACGCGCCCGACCTCGGGGCGGACATCGAGAAGATCACCATGGAACTCGAAAGCCTGGGTCCGGTCGAAGTCAACTACATCATGGGCATGCTGGGCACGAAGTACCTGCCGGCCGTGTTCTACAAGCTGCGCATGCTGCCCTTCGCCGCGCCGGCCATGCAGAGCCGGACCTACCCCGCCAAGGGCGGCTCCATCGCCGAATCCCCCGATGCGGCGGCCCGGCCATGA
- a CDS encoding GlcNAc-transferase family protein — protein sequence MTIFISIAAYRDSELAPTIRDCLAQARDPLALRFGICWQHGDDEQPLPEFSDPRFRVIAVPWRESAGACWARAEIMRLWNGEDFFLQIDSHHRFAPHWDAVLLAQAALCGTSKPVLSTYVAAYDPIAGARQPAEPMQMEFDRFDEDGIPLFRSHAIAPAERARGPRRARFLSGHFLFAPGSFVRDVPYDPSLYFIGEEITLAIRAFTHGYELFHPSEHVLWHEYSRLYRTKHWDDHVAERGVPEPWHLRDRSSRTRVSRFLSQPDVGPFGCGTVRSFAGYEAYAGLDFRQRVAHPAALRGEEPPRCHPASESTAARRWDLRIVLKRADLPAAALADPQFWYVGFHDDHGAEIHRSDADGPELRALVAGDSPEIVISRGFLSARPPTRWTVWPVSHSQGWLDKLVGAL from the coding sequence ATGACGATCTTCATTTCGATCGCCGCCTATCGTGACTCGGAACTGGCGCCCACCATCCGCGACTGCCTTGCGCAGGCGCGCGACCCCCTGGCGCTGCGCTTCGGCATTTGCTGGCAGCATGGCGACGACGAACAGCCGCTGCCCGAGTTTTCCGATCCGCGCTTCCGGGTGATCGCCGTCCCCTGGCGCGAGAGCGCCGGAGCCTGCTGGGCACGCGCCGAGATCATGAGGCTGTGGAACGGCGAGGACTTCTTCCTGCAGATCGACTCCCACCATCGCTTCGCGCCGCATTGGGACGCGGTGCTGCTGGCGCAGGCGGCGCTCTGCGGCACGTCCAAGCCGGTGCTGAGCACCTACGTGGCGGCCTACGACCCCATCGCCGGCGCGCGGCAGCCGGCCGAACCGATGCAGATGGAGTTCGACCGTTTCGACGAGGACGGGATTCCGCTGTTCCGCTCGCACGCGATCGCCCCGGCGGAGCGGGCGCGCGGCCCCCGGCGTGCCCGCTTCCTGTCCGGGCACTTCCTGTTCGCCCCGGGATCCTTCGTGCGCGACGTTCCTTACGACCCGTCGCTCTACTTCATCGGCGAGGAGATCACGCTGGCCATTCGGGCCTTCACCCACGGTTACGAGCTGTTCCACCCTTCGGAGCACGTGCTGTGGCACGAATACTCCCGACTCTACAGGACCAAGCATTGGGATGACCACGTGGCCGAGCGCGGCGTGCCGGAGCCCTGGCACCTTCGGGATCGGTCCAGCCGGACCAGGGTCTCGCGGTTCCTGTCGCAGCCGGACGTCGGCCCGTTCGGCTGCGGCACGGTCCGTTCCTTCGCCGGGTACGAGGCCTACGCCGGGCTGGATTTCCGGCAGCGCGTCGCGCACCCCGCCGCCCTGCGCGGAGAGGAACCCCCGCGGTGCCACCCGGCAAGCGAGTCGACGGCGGCGCGGCGGTGGGACCTGCGCATCGTTCTGAAGCGCGCCGACCTGCCCGCTGCGGCGCTGGCGGACCCGCAGTTCTGGTACGTCGGCTTCCACGACGATCACGGCGCGGAGATCCATCGCTCCGATGCGGACGGTCCGGAACTGCGCGCGCTGGTGGCGGGCGACTCGCCCGAGATCGTGATTTCACGAGGCTTCCTGTCGGCACGGCCACCGACGCGCTGGACCGTCTGGCCGGTCAGTCACTCGCAAGGCTGGCTCGACAAGCTGGTCGGCGCGCTGTGA
- a CDS encoding bleomycin resistance protein, producing MAVRMEQVAPVLPVRDLQAALAHYRRLGFEASAYDDTAADPDYGFLSWGGVSLHLARVPDLDPASSVSACYLYVSDADALHAAWLAAGAGGRLTAPADTPYGLREFAHIDPDGNLLRLGAPLPPDGP from the coding sequence ATGGCGGTGCGGATGGAGCAGGTGGCCCCGGTGTTGCCGGTGCGGGACCTGCAGGCGGCGCTCGCCCACTACCGGCGTCTCGGCTTCGAGGCGAGCGCCTATGACGACACGGCCGCCGATCCCGACTACGGGTTCCTCTCCTGGGGCGGCGTGTCCCTGCATCTGGCGCGCGTTCCCGACCTCGACCCGGCGAGTTCGGTTTCGGCCTGTTATCTCTATGTCAGCGACGCCGACGCGCTGCATGCGGCATGGCTGGCGGCCGGCGCCGGTGGCCGCCTGACCGCGCCGGCCGACACGCCCTATGGCCTGCGCGAATTCGCCCACATCGACCCGGACGGCAACCTGCTGAGGCTCGGCGCGCCCCTGCCGCCGGACGGCCCCTGA
- a CDS encoding MFS family transporter has protein sequence MPLSAGAGETAAAAESGTDVRRRVLAIVGASSGNLVEWYDFYVYSFCALYFAPSFFPAGDTTTQLLNTAGVFAAGFLMRPIGGWVFGRIADTRGRRTAMMISVFMMCGGSLVIALLPTYQTIGAAAPVLLLLARLAQGLSVGGEYGTSATYMSEVAVSGRRGFYASFQYVTLIGGQLLALLVLVSLQFALPDEALRAWGWRIPFALGAVAALVALFLRRSLDETTTAETRGHKEAGTMAGLMRHKRALLTVLGFTAGGSLIFYTFTTYMQKYLVNTAGMEARTASTTMTAALFVYMLLQPLFGALSDRIGRKPSMIAFGGLATLCTVPLLHALRTVQSPAMAFALVLAALAVVSFYTSISGLVKAELFPPEVRALGVGLSYAIANAVFGGTAEYVALWMKSVGNEEMFFWYVTVLCGIAFLVSLGMPDPRRHGHLRDDPRQQSR, from the coding sequence ATGCCGCTGTCGGCAGGGGCGGGGGAGACGGCGGCGGCCGCGGAGTCGGGGACCGACGTCCGGCGGAGGGTGCTGGCGATCGTCGGCGCCTCGTCGGGTAACCTGGTGGAATGGTATGACTTCTATGTCTATTCCTTCTGCGCCCTCTACTTCGCGCCGTCCTTCTTCCCGGCCGGCGACACCACCACGCAGCTCCTGAACACGGCGGGCGTCTTCGCCGCCGGATTCCTGATGCGGCCGATCGGCGGCTGGGTATTCGGCCGCATCGCCGACACGCGCGGGCGGCGGACGGCGATGATGATCTCGGTCTTCATGATGTGCGGCGGGTCGCTGGTGATCGCGCTGCTGCCGACCTACCAGACCATCGGGGCGGCGGCCCCCGTGCTGCTGCTGCTCGCCCGGCTGGCCCAGGGCCTGTCGGTCGGCGGCGAGTACGGCACCAGCGCCACCTACATGAGCGAGGTGGCGGTCAGCGGCCGGCGCGGCTTCTACGCCTCCTTCCAGTACGTCACGCTGATCGGCGGGCAGCTCCTCGCCCTGCTGGTGCTGGTGTCGCTGCAGTTCGCCCTGCCGGACGAGGCGTTGCGCGCCTGGGGCTGGCGGATTCCCTTCGCCCTCGGCGCGGTGGCGGCGCTGGTCGCCCTGTTCCTGCGCCGCTCGCTGGACGAGACGACGACGGCCGAGACCCGCGGCCACAAGGAGGCCGGGACCATGGCCGGCCTGATGCGGCACAAGCGCGCCCTGCTGACGGTGCTGGGCTTCACCGCCGGCGGTTCGCTGATCTTCTACACCTTCACCACCTACATGCAGAAATACCTGGTCAACACCGCCGGGATGGAGGCGCGGACCGCCAGCACGACGATGACGGCGGCGCTGTTCGTCTACATGCTGCTGCAGCCGCTGTTCGGCGCCCTGTCGGACCGCATCGGCCGCAAGCCCTCGATGATCGCCTTCGGCGGGCTCGCCACGCTCTGCACGGTGCCGCTGCTGCACGCCCTGCGCACGGTGCAGAGCCCGGCCATGGCCTTCGCGCTGGTGCTGGCGGCGCTGGCGGTGGTCAGCTTCTACACCTCGATCAGCGGCCTGGTGAAGGCGGAGCTGTTCCCGCCGGAGGTGCGGGCGCTGGGCGTCGGCCTGTCCTACGCCATCGCCAACGCCGTCTTCGGCGGCACGGCGGAATATGTGGCGCTGTGGATGAAGTCGGTGGGGAACGAGGAGATGTTCTTCTGGTACGTCACCGTGCTGTGCGGCATCGCCTTCCTGGTGTCGCTCGGCATGCCGGACCCGCGGCGGCACGGCCATCTGCGGGACGATCCCCGCCAGCAGTCCCGCTGA
- a CDS encoding PAS domain-containing hybrid sensor histidine kinase/response regulator translates to MQSWLVLAVSAAYLGVLFAIAWWGDRRAGDRPLLPADSRRAAVFYALTLAVYNTSWSFYGSVGRATASGLNFAAIYVGPTLLLALASGAVIARTIAITKAQNVTSIADFISARYGKSQSVAALVTVTAVVGVLPYIALQLKAVAASFDVLTAPSLFAAPAGEPPPWGDTALAVALSMAVFTILFGVRHIHAAEHHRGLMLAIAFEGLVKLACFLAVAGFIVWGMFDGFTDLMGRAEAAPMLRLDPLEPSWLSNTVIATIAFLCLPHEFHVLAVENENPRHVRSAVWLYPGYLLALSVLMLPIAVAGLVTFGGGTVSPDTFMITLPIAAGEGGVSLLAFIGGLSAATGMVIVAAVALSTMVCNDVVMPLLLRHPRFGARAGSRDMVATLLLVRRLAVFGILLLAYAMHRMVDRDYPLTVIGLLSFVAVAQFGPAFFGALFWPRANRTGVLAGLAAGFALWTYTLLVPSLGEVAAVPPALLERGPWGIVWLRPQALFGLEGLDPISHATLWSLGANLLAFLAGSLLARPSTVERAQAEAFAVVVGPPGGAEAGRPQPRAVTRLEDLRALAVRFVGAERGNAAMDGYVAARGGHAGGPADFDALRFTEGLIAGAIGAASARVVMAAALQGRSLSRGAAMAMLDEASEALHFNRKLLEATLESVGQGICVFDSEFRLAAWNRRFLELLDLPAELVRVGAPLTEVVTFNTRRGEYAASDLKALVTNRDPSRQRWPYVYERRRPDGTVLEIVYDRMPEGGYVSTFTDVTERYRAAEALREANETLERRVRERTEALQRAKAEAEQANLSKTRFLAAASHDLLQPLNAARLFVSALEESVRSPQPDPDQRTAERAMVENAANALRSTELLLGGLLDISSLDAGNVRAAVREFPIDELLSGLAVEFSALARERGLTLRVVCCGAAVRSDPQLLRRVLQNFLSNAVRYTERGRVLLGCRRSGGALRIEVWDTGPGIPEDKRQEVFEEFRRLGPASRGGGDGTGTGGGADGGLGLGLAIVDRIAGLLGHPISLRSTVGRGTGFAVEVPLAERRPDRIARPARAVPDSLAGGLLVLCLDNEDAILQGLGALLGQWGCRVAAARDAEGALAALDGRVPDLVCVDYHVGEGPSGLGLLETLRGRWGRPVPALLITADRSDQVREEAERAGCGLLYKPVKPASLRRFVNGAALQASAVR, encoded by the coding sequence GTGCAGAGCTGGCTGGTTCTGGCCGTTTCGGCGGCCTATCTCGGGGTGTTGTTCGCCATCGCCTGGTGGGGCGACCGGCGGGCCGGGGACCGGCCGCTGCTGCCCGCGGACTCGCGGCGGGCGGCGGTCTTCTATGCGCTGACGCTGGCGGTCTACAACACCTCCTGGAGCTTCTACGGGTCGGTCGGCCGCGCCACGGCCAGCGGGCTGAACTTCGCCGCCATCTATGTCGGGCCGACGCTGCTGCTGGCGCTGGCCTCCGGCGCGGTGATCGCCCGGACCATCGCCATCACCAAGGCGCAGAACGTCACCTCCATCGCCGACTTCATCAGCGCCCGCTACGGCAAGAGCCAGTCGGTGGCGGCGCTGGTGACGGTGACGGCGGTGGTCGGCGTGCTGCCCTACATCGCGTTGCAGCTCAAGGCGGTGGCGGCCAGCTTCGACGTGCTGACCGCACCCTCGCTGTTCGCGGCGCCGGCCGGCGAGCCGCCGCCCTGGGGCGACACGGCGCTGGCGGTGGCGCTGTCGATGGCGGTCTTCACCATCCTGTTCGGCGTGCGCCACATCCATGCCGCCGAGCATCACCGCGGCCTGATGCTGGCCATCGCCTTCGAGGGGCTGGTGAAGCTCGCCTGCTTCCTGGCGGTGGCGGGCTTCATCGTCTGGGGCATGTTCGACGGCTTCACCGACCTGATGGGCCGGGCGGAGGCGGCGCCGATGCTGCGGCTCGACCCGCTGGAGCCGTCCTGGCTGTCCAACACGGTGATCGCCACCATCGCCTTCCTCTGTCTGCCGCACGAGTTCCACGTCCTGGCGGTGGAGAACGAGAACCCGCGCCATGTCCGCTCCGCCGTCTGGCTCTATCCCGGCTATCTGCTGGCGCTGAGCGTGCTGATGCTGCCGATCGCGGTGGCCGGGCTGGTCACCTTCGGCGGCGGGACGGTCAGCCCCGACACCTTCATGATCACGCTGCCCATCGCGGCGGGGGAGGGCGGGGTCAGCCTGCTGGCCTTCATCGGCGGGCTGTCGGCGGCGACCGGCATGGTGATCGTGGCGGCGGTGGCGCTCAGCACCATGGTGTGCAACGACGTGGTCATGCCGCTGCTGCTGCGCCATCCCCGCTTCGGCGCGCGGGCGGGCAGCCGCGACATGGTGGCGACGCTGCTGCTGGTGCGGCGGCTGGCGGTGTTCGGCATCCTGCTGCTCGCCTATGCGATGCACCGGATGGTGGACCGCGACTATCCGCTGACGGTGATCGGGCTGCTGTCCTTCGTCGCGGTGGCGCAGTTCGGCCCGGCCTTCTTCGGCGCGCTGTTCTGGCCGCGGGCCAACCGGACGGGGGTGCTGGCCGGGCTGGCCGCCGGCTTCGCGCTGTGGACCTACACGCTGCTGGTGCCCTCGCTGGGCGAGGTGGCGGCGGTGCCGCCGGCGCTGCTGGAGCGGGGCCCCTGGGGCATCGTCTGGCTGCGCCCGCAGGCGCTGTTCGGGCTGGAGGGGCTCGACCCCATCTCGCACGCCACGCTGTGGAGCCTGGGCGCCAACCTGCTGGCCTTCCTCGCCGGCAGCCTGCTCGCCCGGCCGAGCACGGTGGAGCGGGCGCAGGCGGAGGCCTTCGCCGTCGTCGTCGGGCCGCCCGGCGGAGCGGAGGCGGGCCGGCCGCAGCCGCGCGCCGTGACCCGGCTGGAGGATCTGCGGGCGCTGGCCGTGCGCTTCGTCGGGGCGGAGCGGGGGAACGCGGCGATGGACGGCTATGTCGCCGCCCGCGGCGGCCATGCCGGCGGCCCCGCCGATTTCGACGCGCTGCGCTTCACCGAGGGGCTGATCGCCGGCGCCATCGGGGCGGCGTCGGCGCGGGTGGTGATGGCGGCGGCGCTGCAGGGCCGGTCGCTGTCGCGCGGCGCCGCCATGGCGATGCTGGACGAGGCGTCGGAGGCGCTGCACTTCAACCGCAAGCTTCTGGAGGCGACGCTGGAGAGCGTCGGCCAGGGCATCTGCGTGTTCGATTCCGAATTCCGCCTCGCCGCCTGGAACCGCCGCTTCCTGGAACTGCTGGACCTGCCGGCCGAGCTGGTGCGGGTCGGCGCCCCGCTGACCGAGGTGGTGACCTTCAACACCCGCCGCGGCGAGTATGCGGCGAGCGACCTGAAGGCGCTGGTCACCAACCGCGACCCCAGCCGCCAGCGCTGGCCCTACGTCTACGAACGCCGCCGCCCCGACGGCACGGTGCTGGAGATCGTCTACGACCGCATGCCGGAGGGCGGCTACGTCTCCACCTTCACCGACGTGACCGAACGCTACCGCGCCGCCGAGGCGCTGCGCGAGGCCAACGAGACGCTGGAGCGCCGCGTGCGGGAGCGCACCGAGGCGCTGCAGCGCGCCAAGGCGGAGGCCGAGCAGGCCAACCTGTCGAAGACCCGCTTCCTCGCCGCCGCCAGCCACGACCTGCTGCAGCCGCTGAACGCGGCGCGGCTGTTCGTCTCGGCCCTGGAGGAGAGCGTGCGCAGCCCGCAGCCCGATCCGGATCAGCGGACGGCCGAGCGGGCGATGGTGGAGAACGCCGCCAATGCGCTGCGCTCGACCGAGCTGCTGCTGGGCGGGCTGCTCGACATCTCGTCGCTGGATGCCGGCAACGTCCGCGCCGCGGTGCGGGAGTTCCCCATCGACGAGCTGCTGTCGGGGCTGGCGGTGGAATTCTCCGCCCTGGCGCGCGAGCGCGGACTGACGCTGCGGGTGGTCTGCTGCGGCGCCGCCGTGCGGTCCGACCCGCAACTGCTGCGGCGGGTGCTGCAGAACTTCCTGTCGAACGCCGTGCGCTACACCGAGCGGGGACGGGTGCTGCTGGGCTGCCGGCGAAGCGGCGGGGCGCTGCGGATCGAAGTGTGGGACACCGGCCCCGGCATTCCGGAGGACAAGCGGCAGGAGGTGTTCGAGGAGTTCCGCCGCCTCGGCCCCGCCAGCCGCGGCGGCGGGGATGGCACCGGGACCGGCGGCGGGGCCGACGGGGGCCTCGGGCTGGGCCTTGCCATCGTCGACCGCATCGCCGGCCTGCTGGGCCACCCGATCTCGCTGCGCTCCACCGTCGGGCGGGGCACCGGCTTCGCGGTCGAGGTGCCGCTGGCCGAGCGGCGGCCGGACCGCATCGCCCGTCCGGCCCGCGCCGTGCCGGACAGCCTCGCCGGCGGCCTGCTGGTGCTGTGCCTCGACAACGAGGACGCCATCCTCCAGGGCCTGGGCGCGCTGCTCGGCCAGTGGGGCTGCCGCGTCGCCGCCGCCCGGGACGCGGAAGGGGCGCTGGCCGCCCTCGACGGGCGGGTTCCGGACCTGGTCTGCGTCGATTACCATGTCGGCGAGGGGCCGAGCGGCCTCGGCCTGCTGGAGACGCTGCGCGGCCGGTGGGGCCGGCCGGTGCCCGCGCTGCTGATCACCGCCGACCGCAGCGACCAGGTGCGGGAGGAGGCGGAGCGGGCCGGCTGCGGCCTGCTCTACAAGCCGGTCAAGCCCGCCTCGCTGCGCCGGTTCGTGAACGGGGCCGCGCTGCAGGCGAGCGCCGTGCGCTGA
- a CDS encoding LuxR C-terminal-related transcriptional regulator, whose protein sequence is MAIEECGEESSRDGTVTIVIGDDHPLVQAALRDALGKAMPEVAIIECGTLDGVMTAVAERPEAIDLVLLDLNMPGTHGFAGLFLMQAHHPTVPVAIISALQDGGTISRALAFGASGYIPKSLSMAAMAEAIRAILSGEVWAPPASAVIPAEADEADLARRFASLSPQQLRILMMIVDGKLNKQIAADLAVSEQTVKVHVSTILRKLNVVSRTQAAVVAGRLAVDGGQLAGGVGM, encoded by the coding sequence ATGGCCATCGAGGAATGCGGCGAGGAGAGCAGCCGCGACGGGACGGTCACCATCGTCATCGGCGACGACCATCCCCTGGTGCAGGCGGCGCTGCGCGATGCCCTGGGCAAGGCGATGCCGGAGGTCGCCATCATCGAATGCGGGACGCTGGACGGCGTGATGACCGCGGTGGCGGAGCGGCCGGAGGCCATCGACCTCGTCCTGCTCGACCTCAACATGCCGGGCACCCATGGCTTCGCCGGGCTGTTCCTGATGCAGGCCCACCACCCGACGGTGCCGGTCGCCATCATCTCGGCCCTGCAGGACGGCGGCACCATCTCCCGCGCGCTGGCCTTCGGCGCGTCGGGCTACATCCCGAAGTCGCTGAGCATGGCCGCCATGGCCGAGGCGATCCGCGCCATCCTGTCGGGCGAGGTGTGGGCGCCGCCGGCCTCCGCCGTCATCCCGGCGGAAGCGGACGAGGCCGATCTGGCCCGCCGCTTCGCCTCGCTGTCGCCGCAGCAGCTCCGCATCCTGATGATGATCGTCGACGGCAAGCTGAACAAGCAGATCGCCGCCGACCTCGCCGTGTCGGAGCAGACGGTGAAGGTCCATGTCTCGACCATCCTGCGCAAGCTGAACGTGGTCAGCCGCACCCAGGCCGCCGTGGTGGCCGGCCGGCTGGCGGTGGATGGCGGGCAGCTCGCCGGCGGGGTGGGGATGTGA
- a CDS encoding phosphatase PAP2 family protein, with the protein MLRDVSAAVTLLGSSVLLLPLSVLLAAVLWRQHSARLALRWIAVLGACLLGMAALKLYGHACGLPILLRRVVSPSGHAAFSALFYGSLAAVMLRAVDIPWRRTLLMAGTAGLVAAIGLSRILLRAHTKLEVLIGLSVGAAAALAFALSIRSLPPARLRLRPAAAGAVLACGLAALAVGDRSVIEETIRALADEVQQEVGLCMTGPSDLAALRTR; encoded by the coding sequence ATGCTTCGTGATGTGAGCGCTGCCGTGACCCTGCTGGGGAGCAGCGTTCTCCTCCTCCCCCTCTCGGTCCTCCTCGCGGCCGTGCTGTGGCGGCAGCATTCGGCGCGGCTGGCGCTGCGCTGGATCGCCGTGCTGGGCGCCTGCCTGCTGGGCATGGCGGCGTTGAAGCTCTACGGCCATGCCTGCGGGCTGCCGATCCTGCTGCGGCGGGTGGTCAGCCCCAGCGGTCACGCCGCCTTCTCCGCGCTGTTCTACGGCTCGCTCGCCGCGGTCATGCTGCGCGCCGTGGACATTCCCTGGCGCCGCACCCTGCTGATGGCCGGGACCGCCGGGCTGGTGGCGGCCATCGGCCTGTCGCGGATCCTGCTGCGCGCCCATACCAAGCTGGAGGTGCTGATCGGCCTCTCGGTCGGGGCCGCCGCGGCGCTGGCCTTCGCGCTCAGCATCCGGTCGCTGCCGCCGGCCCGGCTGCGGCTGCGCCCTGCCGCCGCCGGGGCGGTGCTGGCCTGCGGCCTGGCGGCGCTGGCGGTCGGCGACCGCTCGGTGATCGAGGAGACGATCCGCGCGCTGGCCGACGAGGTGCAGCAGGAGGTCGGGCTGTGCATGACCGGCCCCTCCGACCTCGCCGCCCTGCGGACGCGCTGA